GCGCCCAAGTGACCCGTGCCCCTCCTACAGGCCCAGTGACCGCTCTGGCAGTGCTCCCGAACACGTCCCGGGTGCTGTCGGCCTCGCGGGATGGGACGCTGCGCACATGGGACCTGCAGACGGCGGCACAGGTGGACGAGGTGGCGCTGGGCCGGGGCGCCGCGTGTGGGCTCGTGACCCGCCTGCTGGCGCCCGCTGGCCCCGGCTGGCCGGTGCTCTCCGTGAGCACCGGCGGCGTGGACCTGTGGCGCCTCCGCGAGCTCTACTCGCCGTTGGCGCAGCTGTCCGCGCCGGTGCTTCACCTGCAGCTGGTGCCCGCGCTGCCCGCGTCCGCGCACCCGCTCCTGCCGGCGCGCCTCGTGTGCGCCTGCGCCGACGGCTCGGTCTACCTGGTGGCGGCGGCGACCGGGCGCACGGTGAGCGCGCTGCTGCTGGAGCCCGACGACCGCGCGGCCTCCGTGCTCTACTGCCTCCCGCGCGAGGCGCTGTGGCTGCTGACGCGCGCCGGCCACCTGGTGTGCGCGGACGCGGCGCGCTGCCCCATGCGCGTGCTGCGGCGCGTgtgcccgcccgccgcccccgcgcGCAGGCCCTGCTGCCTGCACCTCTACAGCCACCTCACGGACCCCGGCGGCGCGCGGGCCAGCTGGCAGGCGGTGTGCCGGCGTGCGGGGGAGCCGGGCCGCCGCGACGCCCCGCGGGCCTGGAAGGACAAGAACCGGTGGGTGCCCGGGCGCGTgcgccggggcggggcggggcggggcggcggcgccCGCGCCGACGGGGATGTCCTGCGCAGGTACCTACCCGTGCTGGGGCACACGGATGGCACCCTGTCCGTCCTGGAGTGGCACAGCTCGAAGACCGTCTTCCAGACCGAGGCGCACAGCCCGGGCCCCGTCACTGCCATCGCGTCTACCTGGAACAGCGTCGTGTCCTCCGGTCCatatctcccctccccctcataGCCCGCCTGGgggtccccgccccgccccgcaaAGGCCCAGCCCCGGctcccgcctccccacccccgcaggcGGAGATCTGACCGTGAAGATGTGGCGCGTCTACCCCTACGCCGAGGAGAGCCTGAGCCTGCTGCGCACCTTCTCCTGCTGCCACCCCGCCGTGGGGCTCTGCGCGCTCGGCCGGCGCATCACGGTGGCCTTTGAGGACCCCGACAGCGCCACCTACGGCTTGGTGCAGTTTGGCCTGGGCGACAGTCCCCGCTCTGATCACCGGCCCCAGGATGACCCTACGGACCACATCACCGGTGAGTGGGCAGGGCAGGAGTAAAGCCCGAGGGGCTGCGGGGACCTGGTCCCTCACCCGAGCCCTGGTCCCTCAGGCCTGTGCTGCTGTCCCTCGCTTCGGCTGTACGCCTGCTCCAGCCTGGACTGCTCCGTGCGCATCTGGACGGCGGAGAACCGCCTGCTGcggtgggctggggctgggaggtggaaGGGGGGAGGGCTTGGGAGCCTGTGGGTGGCCAGCtgggctcctccctctcccccaaccagaGCCTGGAGGCTGGACAAGGAACAGGGCCTTGCCCCTGCCAGGACTTCAGCTTCTGACTTTGCGGAGCGGGGCTGGACCCTGGCCCTCGACACCCCTCCAGGCTCCTGCAGCTGAATGGCCCCCCTCAGGGCCTGACCTTCAGCAGTGATAGCGGGGACCTGGTGTTggctctgggctcccagctctgcctggtGTCTCACAGGCTTTACCTGCCCACATCGTACCTGGTTAAGGTACACGGCAAGCACGGGATGGGCAGGGTGGGGCCGCCGTGGGCAGAcaagccccctgccccccaggcctGCGCTCTAGGTTCCTTTCTCCTGCTCAGAGCCTGTGCCAGAAGGTCCCTGATGTGGTGCCTGACCCTCCACTGCCACTGACCAGCCAGGAGTCGCTGACCTCCACCCAGCTGCAGAGGCTCGCCAACCTCCAGGGGATGCCCGGTCTTAGGTCTGCTGGCGGCCCAGCTGAGCTGTCCTGCAggcccccgcccacctcccctgAGTCAgggcctggctgtgtgaccccagCACAATGCCGCAGAGCGCTGGGGCCACTTagcccccatcccctgccccccccccccccgccgtgagCCAAACCCAGCCCTGACAGCTGTCCTCCTGCCAGAGGCCTGgccggccccagccccagccccagccccagccccggcaTCCCCCGACCCACCTGGTGAAGACACCCAGTGTCGCACCTGTGCCCATCCTGTCTGCAGCCTGGACTCATCTTCCGTCCATCGCCAGACAGCGACACCTCCGCGGCCAGTGTTGGAGGAGGTGGGACGGAGACTGCCCCTCACCATCCCAACCGTGCACCTGGCCACGGCCCAGGCCACTCCCATTCAGTCCTTGGGGGACACCCCGGGGTCCCTGGGGTTGTCTGGGAAGCAGATGGCAAGACCAAAGGAGGAGTGAGctgacccccagcccctcccgcaGGACTTGGAAGCCCTCGCTGCCCGGGACCGAGACCTGCAGCAGCTGAGGCTGGGCCTAGGGGTCCCcgcagccccccacccaccctcctggCAACAGCGGCAGGAGGCCTTCGACAACTACTTGCGCCTGATCTATGGCCGCGGCTTGCTGGTGGGCGTGGGGCCTCCCTTGGGCTCAGCCTGGACTCTAGCCCCTCCCTTCACCCAGGGGCTCTGACACGGCCCATCTCCCCTGCGTCCCTCCCAGGACGTGCCTTCTGGAAGAGAGTTCCGGCAGTGGAGCACCACGACCCTCACTGTGGAGAGAGAGACCTGGGACGTGTGCACTGTACGCAGAGTGGCCAGCGGTCTTTGGCAGCCGGGGGTCTGCGCTGAAGGCCCGACGGCGCCCACAGCCCTCGCCCGACAGGAGCCGGGAGCCATGGGCCGGCACTTTGCCCATCGTCGCCGAGTCCCCTTACCTACCCCAGCCACACACCGGGGCGTGCACAGCAGGGCATCCCAGGTAAGGCCTCCCgtccctcccacctctgccctgaCCCTATGACCCTGCTGCCACCCCGTGACGACATCTCTGTCGCCCCAGCTGCTGGCCCGCTCCTCGCTGAGCAGTAACCTGGGCCTCAGTCTGGACCTGCAGCTACAGTGGGAACTACTCCGAGGGAAGAAGCCTGTAGTCCCCGACTCACCACCCCTCCACCTACAGCACAGGGTAAGGGGTCTGAGCTCCCCAAGAGCGGGGCTGCAGGGGCACTGAGGGTCCGTGCTTGGCTCTGAGCCCTCCTCCTGTTCCCAGGTCCCCCTCTTGAAGAAGAGGCGGCCCAATGAGCCTCTTTCCAATCTCCGAGGCTTCTTTCCTGCCACCATTCGGCCCTACAAGGTGAGAGCCCCTTGCTCTTCCCAGACGTACCTCCATCCGGGGGTGACCTTCTGAGGCCCCCCATCTTCCCTCCGCTGCAGATCTTGTGCTCGGATCTGACCTGAGAGCCGTGCCCACCCACAGCCCTCCACTCACCTCCTGGCCGGCCCAGTTTGGGCGCTGCTCTTCTCTGGGGACCGGCTGCCGGAGGGCCGGAGATTCCCAGAAAAGGCGCCAGGCCAAGCCAGAGCCTCTGCCAGTCGAGTGTGCCCGCACACCTCCCCGGTTAGAGTGCCGGGCGGGGCCTGGACGGACTTCATCTGGAAGACCGGAGTCTTCTCCCTTTAGAGGAGTGAAGTCAGTGGGAGCTGGTCCCGTGCCGTCCACCACCTTCCCAACCTCTCCCACCCCAGACGCCCAGACAGGCCTCTCTCCAAGCACATTCTGGCACTGCCAGCTGCCCTGGCAGGTGCCGATGCTTCCCGTAGCTGAAACCATCTACCCAAATCCTCAACATCCCCCTCCAAGTTCCTACCACCAACCccaatgcttcctttttttttttcccaaagattttatttatttttttgacagagatgacaagcaggcagagaggcaggcagagagagaggaggaagcaggctccccgtggagcagagagcccgatgcggggctcgatcccaggaccctgagatcatgacttgagccggaggcagaggcttaacc
This region of Mustela erminea isolate mMusErm1 chromosome 16, mMusErm1.Pri, whole genome shotgun sequence genomic DNA includes:
- the WDR97 gene encoding WD repeat-containing protein 97 isoform X3, translating into METEVSEAGNPYSAEGDSLLLDPDLYDADTYDIPDPGLLKEKNELFAEPIPRLFTSSSWWQNQTPRARARQLWLLLRGGLHDFVEKEKRSELCVARLTHGLELLRHLRVAAGPCSVAQDPAGGRFVVLDGAGHLHVHREDGWADKKLRAPAMLTGLVAMQGPRDTTSRFVGWGPEGLAILRPDLSLLWLSEPGVGRGPGHEPICGLPVPSLGLLLVAEAGSSLVLWEFRLGGRRLVPRGSPLQLPSSPAGTVTRLVLGPPHSHQVPCCFAAYGSAVLTFDLHTWALVDVRQDLHKTTIWDVAYCLEVGAVVTASQDSTVKVWEADWQIRMVFMGHTGPVTALAVLPNTSRVLSASRDGTLRTWDLQTAAQVDEVALGRGAACGLVTRLLAPAGPGWPVLSVSTGGVDLWRLRELYSPLAQLSAPVLHLQLVPALPASAHPLLPARLVCACADGSVYLVAAATGRTVSALLLEPDDRAASVLYCLPREALWLLTRAGHLVCADAARCPMRVLRRVCPPAAPARRPCCLHLYSHLTDPGGARASWQAVCRRAGEPGRRDAPRAWKDKNRWVPGRVRRGGAGRGGGARADGDVLRRYLPVLGHTDGTLSVLEWHSSKTVFQTEAHSPGPVTAIASTWNSVVSSGGDLTVKMWRVYPYAEESLSLLRTFSCCHPAVGLCALGRRITVAFEDPDSATYGLVQFGLGDSPRSDHRPQDDPTDHITGLCCCPSLRLYACSSLDCSVRIWTAENRLLRLLQLNGPPQGLTFSSDSGDLVLALGSQLCLVSHRLYLPTSYLVKSLCQKVPDVVPDPPLPLTSQESLTSTQLQRLANLQGMPGLSLDSSSVHRQTATPPRPVLEEDLEALAARDRDLQQLRLGLGVPAAPHPPSWQQRQEAFDNYLRLIYGRGLLDVPSGREFRQWSTTTLTVERETWDVCTVRRVASGLWQPGVCAEGPTAPTALARQEPGAMGRHFAHRRRVPLPTPATHRGVHSRASQLLARSSLSSNLGLSLDLQLQWELLRGKKPVVPDSPPLHLQHRVPLLKKRRPNEPLSNLRGFFPATIRPYKDLQRPIGFPGSVPNSVVLCQLWLQQEVSSPGALAQLTGHRRPKPGRHQDDLWQLWRIRQPGAKGQQDLTQWLGEEEQEGRSLDWLSDSLSPHGELSESEETEAQSLEYLTPKRTHSRTRTAEGPETGLRQPLHSYGHALWEERSGYLPRLLHFFVGQNWFKELFPVFTLEAYPEVGTAEGLASMFMDGLFEASWTDRVHVLRALLRLLPYLSRDLHNRLQGLLVGLLNLDQPPSLEDPTQKEFVMLALQLLLACSLESREVVLELLSYFLYSPASCRCNACSLPRPICQRCCRRCPRLRCFCLLPRRPWHRSRGSLGQLPFRGQPRSVPGCPLWWSRPGSWTLRSSSPEPS